The Streptomyces durmitorensis genome contains the following window.
GCAGATCCGCAGCGCGGGGGACGGCGCCGGTGCGGTGCGCGCCGCCCGCTCCTTCCGGCCCGACGCCGTGGTGCTCGACATGATGCTGCCGGACATGGACGGCCTCGCCGTGCTCGGACGGCTGCGGCGCGAGCTGCCCGACGTGCCGGTGCTCTTCCTGACGGCCAAGGACGCCGTCGAGGACCGGATCGCCGGGCTCACCGCCGGGGGCGACGACTACGTCACCAAGCCCTTCAGCCTGGAGGAAGTCGTCGCGCGCCTGCGCGGGCTCATCCGCAGGGCCGGGGCCTCCGACCGGCGCAGCGAGTCCGTCCTCGCCGTCGGTGACCTCACCCTCGACGAGGACAGCCACGAGGTGACGCGGGGCGGGGACTCCATCCACCTCACCGCCACCGAGTTCGAGCTGCTGCGGTTCCTGATGCGCAACCCGCGGCGCGTGCTCAGCAAGGCGCAGATACTCGACCGTGTGTGGAACTACGACTTCGGGGGCCAGGCCAACGTCGTCGAGCTCTACATCTCGTATCTCAGGAGGAAGATCGACGCCGGGCGTGAGCCGATGATCCACACCCGGCGCGGTGCCGGATATCTGATCAAGGCCGCGCCTTCGACCGAGGTGGCCGCCGCCTCATGAGACGGCGGCGGCAGCCGCGGTCGCTGCGGACGCGGCTCGTCGTCTCGGCGGTGGCGCTGATCGCCGTCGTCTGCGCGGTGATCGGCACGGTGACGACCATCGCGCTGCGCTCCCACCTGTACGACCAGCTGGACGGCACGCTCGGCACGGTCGCGATGCGCGCGTCGGGTCCGCTGCCGAAGCCGGGGGCCGACGACCACGGTGCGCCTTCCCTGGACCAGGGCGATCCGCTGCGGTTCGTCTCCAAGGGGCCCCAGGAGATCGGCACCGTCGGGGCCGTCGTCGAGGACGACGGCTCGGTCGGCCAGGCCCTGGTCAGCAGGGATCCGGACAGCGGCAGCTTCGAGCCGCGGACCGACCAGCTCGACGCGGCGCAGTCCGACGCGCTCGGCTCCGTGCCGCGGGACGGGCAGGAGCACAACGTCGAGATCCCGGGCCTCGGCGACTACCGCGTGAAGTACGCGACAGGACCCAACGGCGACTTCCTCGTCGGCATCCCCACCACCAAGGTGCAGAACACCCTCGAAACGCTGATCATCGTCGAGGTCAGCGTCACCGCCGCGGGCCTGGTCGCCGCCTCGCTCGCCGGTGCGGCCATGGTCGGCGTCGCCCTTCGCCCGCTGCGCCGGGTCGCGACGACCGCGACCCGGGTCTCCGAACTCCCGCTGCACAGCGGCGAGGTGACGCTGTACGAACGCGTCCCCGACACGGAGCCGAACACGGAGGTCGGGCAGGTGGGCGCCGCGCTCAACCGCATGCTCGACCATGTGCACTCCGCGCTGCACGCGCGCCAGGAGAGCGAGACGCGGGTACGCCAGTTCGTCGCGGACGCCAGCCACGAGCTGCGTACGCCGCTTGCCTCGATCCGCGGATACGCCGAACTGACGCGCCGGGGGCGGGAGTCGACGGGACCCGACACGCGGCACGCGCTCGGCCGGATCGAGTCCGAGGCACAGCGGATGACGGGGCTTGTGGAGGACCTGCTGCTGCTCGCCCGGCTCGACGAGGGGCGCGGTGGTGGCGACACCGGCGGACCAGGTGCCCGACTGCCGCTCTCGTACCAGAGCACTGATCTCTCACCGCTGGTCGTGGACACCGTGAGCGACGCGCGCGCCGCGGGTCCCGAGCACGTCTGGTCCCTTGAACTGCCGGACGAGCCCGCGCTCGTCCTCGCGGACGCGGCCCGCCTCCAGCAGGTCGTCGTCAACCTCCTCGCCAACGCGCGTACGCACACGCCCCCTGGCACGAAGGTCACCGCACGCGTGCGCCGTGCCGGACCCGGCGTCTGCCTGGAGGTCGAGGACGACGGCCCCGGCATCGCCCCCGCCCTCCTCCCCCACGTCTTCGAACGCTTCGCCCGCGGCGACGCCTCGCGCTCCCGCAACGCCGGATCCACGGGGCTCGGCCTCGCCCTCGTGCAGGCCATCGTCGCGGCGCACGGCGGTGGTGTGACGGTGGAGAGCGTGCCGGGGCGGACGGTGTTCACGGTGACGCTTCCTACGGAATCCGTGCAGGTCAGCGGCCCCGGGCGGGACTCACAGGCGGGCCACAGGCTCACCACACAGGCCTGACAGACCACTTGGCGAATGTCGGTGTCATGCAAACCGACTCTTCCCCGGGCGGCGCTTGCTCGGTCCCTCTGCCGGCGCGGGCCCACCTTCCCGCCGGATGGCGCGATGTGCCCGTCCTGGACATCGTGATCCCCGTCTACAACGAGGAGAAGGATCTGGGGCCGTGCGTGCTGCGCCTGCACGACCATCTCGTACGCACCTTCCCCTACCCCTTCCGGATCACCATCGCGGACAACGCGTCCACGGACCGCACCCCCGAGGTGGCGGCGCGGCTCGCGGAATCGAGCGAGGAGGTCCGCTACACGCGCCTCGAACAGAAGGGGCGCGGGCGTGCCCTGCGCGCCGTGTGGTCCGCATCGGACGCCCCCGTCCTCGCCTACATGGACGTGGACCTGTCCACCGACCTCAACGCGCTGCTCCCGCTGGTGGCCCCGCTGATCTCCGGGCACTCGGACCTGGCGATCGGCTCCCGGCTCGCGCGCAGCTCGCGCGTGGTGCGCGGCCCCAAGCGGGAGTTCATCTCGCGCAGCTACAACCTCATCCTGCGCGGCTCCCTGCACGCGCGCTTCTCCGACGCCCAGTGCGGTTTCAAGGCGATCAGGGGTGACGTGGCGGGGGTGCTGCTTCCGCTGGTCGAGGACACCGGGTGGTTCTTCGACACGGAGATGCTGGTACTCGCCGAGCGCGCGGGCCTGCGCATCCACGAAGTGCCGGTCGACTGGGTCGACGACCCGGACTCCACGGTCCACCTGGTCAGGACGGCCACGGACGACCTCAAGGGGGTGTGGCGGGTCGGGCGCGCCCTCGCGGTCGGCGCGCTCCCGCTCGACCGCCTCGCGCGCCCCTTCGGGGACGACCCGCGCGACCGGCAGCTGACCGGCGTGCCGGGCGGCCTCGCCCGCCAGCTGGTCGGCTTCTGCGTGGTCGGCGCGCTCTCCACGCTCTTCTATCTGCTCCTGTACTCCGGCTTCCGTACGTTCTCGGGGTCGCAGGTGGCCAACGCGCTGGCCCTCCTGGTGTCCGCGGTCGCCAACACCGCGGCCAACCGCCGGCTGACCTTCGGGGTGCGTGGCCGTGACCGCGCGATGCGCCACCAGGCGCAGGGCCTGGTCGTCTTCGGCATCGGGCTCGCCCTGACCAGCGGCTCACTCGCCGCCCTGGGCGCGGCGTCGGGCGACCCGTCCCACTCCACGGAACTCGCCGTCCTGATAGCGGCCAACCTCGCGGCGACGGTGCTGCGGTTCCTGCTGCTGCGGGCCTGGGTGTTCCCGGACCCGGACCGCGGCCCCGACACCGCGCCGCCGGACGCCCCGTCCTCGTACGAACCCACCTACGCACACGACCCGAGGAACGCACGATGACGACGACTTCCCACCCGCCCGCGCCGCTGCACGCGGCGCCGGGCGAGCGTGCCCACCGGAGTCCGCGCACCCTGCCCGCGCGGCTCTGGCGCGGACGCCCCGACGACCCGCGCTGGGCGCGCCCCGCCTTCCTCGGCCTGCTGCTCGCGACCGCGGTCCTCTACTTCTGGAACCTCAGCGCGTCCGGCTACGCCAACTCCTTCTACTCCGCGGCCGTCCAGGCGGGCAGCCAGAGCTGGAAGGCGATGTTCTTCGGCTCGCTCGACGCGGGCAACGCGATCACCGTCGACAAGCCCCCGGCCGCGCTCTGGCCGATGGCACTGTCCGTACGCCTCTTCGGGCTCAACTCCTGGGCGGTGCTCGCCCCGCAGGTGCTCATGGGGGTCGCGACGGTCGGCGTCCTGTACGCGGCCGTGCGCCGCCGCTTCAGCCCCGCG
Protein-coding sequences here:
- a CDS encoding bifunctional glycosyltransferase family 2/GtrA family protein translates to MQTDSSPGGACSVPLPARAHLPAGWRDVPVLDIVIPVYNEEKDLGPCVLRLHDHLVRTFPYPFRITIADNASTDRTPEVAARLAESSEEVRYTRLEQKGRGRALRAVWSASDAPVLAYMDVDLSTDLNALLPLVAPLISGHSDLAIGSRLARSSRVVRGPKREFISRSYNLILRGSLHARFSDAQCGFKAIRGDVAGVLLPLVEDTGWFFDTEMLVLAERAGLRIHEVPVDWVDDPDSTVHLVRTATDDLKGVWRVGRALAVGALPLDRLARPFGDDPRDRQLTGVPGGLARQLVGFCVVGALSTLFYLLLYSGFRTFSGSQVANALALLVSAVANTAANRRLTFGVRGRDRAMRHQAQGLVVFGIGLALTSGSLAALGAASGDPSHSTELAVLIAANLAATVLRFLLLRAWVFPDPDRGPDTAPPDAPSSYEPTYAHDPRNAR
- a CDS encoding sensor histidine kinase; its protein translation is MRRRRQPRSLRTRLVVSAVALIAVVCAVIGTVTTIALRSHLYDQLDGTLGTVAMRASGPLPKPGADDHGAPSLDQGDPLRFVSKGPQEIGTVGAVVEDDGSVGQALVSRDPDSGSFEPRTDQLDAAQSDALGSVPRDGQEHNVEIPGLGDYRVKYATGPNGDFLVGIPTTKVQNTLETLIIVEVSVTAAGLVAASLAGAAMVGVALRPLRRVATTATRVSELPLHSGEVTLYERVPDTEPNTEVGQVGAALNRMLDHVHSALHARQESETRVRQFVADASHELRTPLASIRGYAELTRRGRESTGPDTRHALGRIESEAQRMTGLVEDLLLLARLDEGRGGGDTGGPGARLPLSYQSTDLSPLVVDTVSDARAAGPEHVWSLELPDEPALVLADAARLQQVVVNLLANARTHTPPGTKVTARVRRAGPGVCLEVEDDGPGIAPALLPHVFERFARGDASRSRNAGSTGLGLALVQAIVAAHGGGVTVESVPGRTVFTVTLPTESVQVSGPGRDSQAGHRLTTQA
- a CDS encoding response regulator transcription factor codes for the protein MTTTSPQGRTELLRADGSPVRVLVVDDEVSLTELLSMALRYEGWQIRSAGDGAGAVRAARSFRPDAVVLDMMLPDMDGLAVLGRLRRELPDVPVLFLTAKDAVEDRIAGLTAGGDDYVTKPFSLEEVVARLRGLIRRAGASDRRSESVLAVGDLTLDEDSHEVTRGGDSIHLTATEFELLRFLMRNPRRVLSKAQILDRVWNYDFGGQANVVELYISYLRRKIDAGREPMIHTRRGAGYLIKAAPSTEVAAAS